From Paenibacillus polymyxa, the proteins below share one genomic window:
- a CDS encoding YicC/YloC family endoribonuclease translates to MSLSMTGYGQAILHHEGYKVRLELKSVNHRYCEVMMRIPREWTRYEDGLRRTVQQQIKRGRIDVFIHRERDEEQIPAARLNDTVVQAYLRAAEQLADRYGVKGTLGISDILALPDVLGEPGEACNGDEDDWEEQLQRALNEALQGLLEMRRREGGHLAQDVESRILRLESFHHEMTVLAPHVVSDYRNRLKHRLKELQDGSFTLDEHKFGMEIALFADRSNIDEELTRLQSHFGQCKRLLLSDEPAGRKLDFLIQEMNREVNTIGSKANHLTLVNLVVEMKAELEKIREQAANIE, encoded by the coding sequence ATGTCATTGAGTATGACCGGATACGGTCAAGCCATCCTTCATCATGAGGGGTATAAAGTACGCTTGGAATTGAAATCGGTCAATCACCGCTATTGCGAAGTGATGATGAGAATTCCACGTGAATGGACTCGTTATGAAGATGGCTTGAGAAGAACGGTTCAACAGCAGATTAAACGCGGTCGTATCGATGTTTTCATCCACAGGGAACGTGATGAAGAACAGATACCCGCCGCACGGTTGAATGACACTGTGGTGCAGGCTTACCTGCGTGCAGCGGAGCAGCTGGCGGATCGTTATGGCGTGAAAGGAACGTTAGGTATAAGTGATATCCTTGCTTTGCCTGATGTTCTGGGTGAGCCTGGAGAGGCTTGCAATGGAGACGAAGATGACTGGGAAGAGCAGCTACAGCGAGCTTTGAACGAAGCTTTGCAAGGTTTGCTGGAGATGAGAAGGCGAGAAGGCGGGCATTTGGCACAAGATGTGGAATCCCGCATTTTACGTTTGGAATCCTTTCATCATGAAATGACGGTGTTGGCTCCTCATGTTGTGAGCGACTACCGTAACAGGCTGAAGCACAGGCTTAAAGAGCTTCAGGACGGTTCATTTACGCTTGATGAACATAAGTTCGGAATGGAGATTGCGTTATTCGCGGATCGCAGCAATATTGATGAGGAGCTTACCCGGCTTCAAAGTCATTTTGGACAGTGCAAAAGGTTGCTGCTGTCGGACGAGCCGGCCGGTCGCAAATTAGATTTTTTAATCCAGGAAATGAACAGGGAAGTCAACACGATCGGCTCTAAGGCTAATCATCTCACATTAGTTAATCTGGTCGTTGAGATGAAAGCAGAGCTCGAAAAAATTCGTGAGCAGGCTGCAAATATTGAGTAG
- the remA gene encoding extracellular matrix/biofilm regulator RemA, whose protein sequence is MAIKLINIGFGNIVSANRIISIVSPESAPIKRIIQEARDRHMLIDATYGRRTRAVIITDSDHVILSAVQPETVAHRLSTKDDDNDE, encoded by the coding sequence ATGGCAATCAAATTGATCAATATTGGCTTTGGCAATATCGTGTCGGCCAACCGAATAATCTCCATCGTCAGTCCGGAGTCTGCTCCGATCAAGCGGATTATACAGGAAGCCAGGGACCGTCATATGCTAATTGATGCTACCTATGGCCGCCGGACACGGGCTGTTATTATTACAGACAGTGATCATGTAATCCTGTCTGCGGTGCAGCCGGAGACGGTCGCTCATCGCCTATCCACTAAAGATGATGACAATGACGAATAA
- the rpoZ gene encoding DNA-directed RNA polymerase subunit omega, whose protein sequence is MLYPSIDEMMKKVDSKYSLVVAASRRARQLREGEKTSLKSPKSHKQVGVALEEIYADHLLLESGEEE, encoded by the coding sequence GTGCTGTATCCTTCCATTGATGAAATGATGAAAAAGGTAGATAGTAAATATTCGCTGGTTGTAGCGGCATCACGCCGTGCTAGACAGTTGCGTGAGGGCGAGAAGACGAGCTTGAAGAGTCCTAAATCTCACAAACAGGTTGGAGTAGCTCTGGAAGAGATCTATGCAGATCATCTTTTGCTTGAAAGCGGCGAAGAAGAATAA
- the coaBC gene encoding bifunctional phosphopantothenoylcysteine decarboxylase/phosphopantothenate--cysteine ligase CoaBC gives MLKGKVIILGITGGIAAYKGAALCSKLTQKGADVHVIMTASAKEFITELTLQSLSRNPVYSDTFDEREPSIVSHIHLADAADLVLVAPATANIIGKMAHGLADDMLSTTLLATTAPIMVAPAMNVHMYTHPAVMQNMETLVSRGVKMIEPGEGLLACGYVGKGRLEEPETIVQTIERFFDQQAQEPEATIKSEARWFGEESTEKQVTERLVDKNELALSEKKVIVTAGGTIERIDPVRYITNDSSGKMGFAIAKVAQEMGAEVHLIAANTSAEPPSGISLERVQSAEDMYQAVLKQWETSDMVVMAAAVADYRPREVAQTKIKKNDSVFTLELVKNVDILESLGRSKKHQFLIGFAAETGNLETYAIDKLERKNCDLLAANDVTVDGAGFGVDTNAVQIYDRSGMVEQIPVQSKEEVARKLLTLAAGRMGGVLH, from the coding sequence ATGTTGAAGGGGAAAGTTATTATTCTTGGTATAACCGGCGGAATTGCTGCCTATAAAGGGGCTGCGCTCTGCAGTAAGTTGACGCAAAAGGGAGCCGATGTACATGTGATTATGACGGCTTCTGCCAAGGAGTTTATTACCGAACTTACGCTGCAGTCACTCTCTCGCAATCCGGTGTACAGTGATACATTTGATGAAAGAGAGCCGTCTATCGTATCCCATATTCATCTGGCGGATGCGGCTGATCTGGTGCTAGTTGCTCCTGCAACGGCGAATATCATCGGGAAAATGGCGCATGGTCTTGCTGATGATATGTTATCGACAACGTTGCTGGCTACGACAGCGCCTATTATGGTGGCCCCTGCGATGAATGTACATATGTACACTCATCCTGCAGTCATGCAAAATATGGAGACACTGGTATCCCGTGGTGTGAAGATGATTGAGCCTGGTGAAGGATTACTGGCTTGTGGTTATGTTGGCAAAGGACGTTTGGAAGAGCCAGAAACTATTGTGCAAACGATTGAGCGCTTTTTTGATCAGCAAGCTCAGGAGCCTGAAGCCACAATCAAGTCTGAAGCACGGTGGTTTGGAGAAGAATCTACGGAGAAACAAGTAACCGAGCGACTTGTAGATAAGAATGAATTAGCGCTTTCGGAAAAAAAAGTCATTGTCACGGCTGGAGGCACGATTGAGCGAATTGATCCTGTCCGTTATATTACGAATGATTCATCTGGTAAAATGGGCTTTGCCATTGCGAAAGTCGCTCAGGAGATGGGGGCAGAGGTGCATTTGATTGCTGCCAATACCAGTGCGGAACCGCCTTCAGGTATTTCGCTTGAAAGAGTCCAGTCAGCTGAAGACATGTACCAGGCTGTGCTAAAACAATGGGAAACGAGTGATATGGTCGTTATGGCTGCTGCCGTTGCAGATTATCGACCACGTGAGGTGGCACAGACCAAGATCAAGAAAAATGATAGTGTATTTACACTGGAGTTAGTGAAGAACGTTGATATTCTGGAATCACTCGGACGCAGCAAGAAACATCAATTTTTAATTGGCTTTGCAGCAGAAACGGGAAATTTGGAGACGTATGCAATAGATAAATTAGAACGTAAAAATTGTGATTTGCTTGCGGCAAACGATGTAACTGTGGATGGTGCAGGTTTTGGCGTCGATACAAATGCTGTTCAAATATATGACCGAAGCGGGATGGTGGAGCAGATTCCTGTACAGTCAAAGGAAGAGGTTGCGCGTAAATTGCTTACTCTAGCCGCGGGACGCATGGGTGGGGTGCTGCATTAA
- a CDS encoding bifunctional homocysteine S-methyltransferase/methylenetetrahydrofolate reductase, translating to MKPDLRTVLNREIIVGDGAMGTFLYQLGFPVNTSYEELNITSPDVISDVHGQYLNAGARLLETNTFSANDYKLARFGLESKVEEINRAGVRIAKAAAGPEHYVVGAVGSICGGKRLNISKLELSRNYEQQIDALLSEGVDGILCETFYSLDEMRIALHSVRNYSDIPVICQFAVDQVGRTQDGFLVSEAFSTLRSEGADILGFNCHSGPQGIMSVMEQLDGPLSVPLSVYPNAGLADYVDGHYVYGASPEYFGECAASFVDLGTRLIGGCCGTTPDHIAAVSKALKNLQPPPLAPKEALSTESIHVVEQTANEGGRGNGRHASEPNIVDLVKERHTVIVELDPPRDLDITRFMQGAHALKKAGADALTLADNSLAVTRMSNMALGHLVSIETGLRPLIHIACRDRNLIGTQSHMMGFDALGIDHVLAVTGDPARFGDLPGASSVYDMTSFEIIRMIKQLNDGVAFSGKPLKQKANFVVGAAFNPNVKHLGKAVQRLVKKIASGADYIMTQPVYDPELIIAIAEETRHLEIPIFIGIMPLASGRNAEYLHNEVPGIQLSDEVRARMSGLEGSEGRAMGVSIAKELLDTAMEHFNGIYFMTPFMFYEMTAELTSYVWEKSGRAQAPCFDYNNQLQ from the coding sequence ATGAAACCGGATTTGCGTACTGTGCTGAATCGTGAAATTATTGTCGGAGACGGCGCTATGGGGACTTTTTTGTACCAGCTAGGATTTCCAGTAAATACGTCTTACGAAGAACTGAACATTACTTCGCCTGATGTTATATCAGACGTACATGGGCAGTATTTAAATGCAGGAGCACGATTGCTGGAGACGAATACATTCTCTGCAAATGATTATAAGTTAGCCCGCTTTGGACTGGAATCTAAGGTGGAAGAGATTAATCGTGCTGGTGTGCGAATTGCCAAGGCTGCTGCCGGACCTGAACATTATGTAGTAGGTGCGGTCGGTTCCATATGCGGAGGCAAACGTCTTAACATATCCAAGCTGGAGCTGTCAAGAAACTACGAGCAGCAGATCGATGCCCTTCTTTCCGAAGGGGTTGACGGCATTTTATGCGAAACGTTTTATTCACTGGACGAAATGCGCATTGCGCTTCACAGTGTACGTAACTACAGTGACATTCCGGTAATTTGTCAATTTGCGGTCGATCAGGTTGGTCGTACCCAAGATGGTTTTCTAGTGTCAGAAGCTTTTTCAACACTGCGTAGTGAAGGAGCTGACATCCTCGGGTTTAACTGTCACTCCGGTCCGCAGGGAATTATGAGTGTAATGGAGCAGCTGGATGGTCCTTTGTCTGTACCGCTGTCTGTATATCCAAATGCGGGGCTGGCAGATTATGTGGACGGTCACTATGTATACGGTGCATCACCTGAATATTTCGGAGAATGTGCCGCGTCCTTTGTAGATCTCGGGACCAGGCTGATTGGTGGTTGTTGCGGAACTACGCCAGACCATATTGCTGCTGTTTCCAAAGCTTTAAAAAATTTGCAACCGCCCCCGTTGGCTCCAAAAGAAGCTTTGTCGACAGAGTCCATTCATGTGGTGGAGCAGACAGCAAATGAAGGGGGACGAGGCAATGGCAGACATGCCAGCGAACCCAACATTGTGGATCTGGTTAAGGAACGGCATACGGTCATTGTAGAACTGGATCCTCCGCGAGATCTGGACATTACCCGGTTTATGCAAGGTGCGCATGCCTTGAAGAAAGCCGGAGCCGATGCACTTACACTTGCTGACAATTCGCTCGCAGTCACTCGTATGAGCAACATGGCGCTTGGGCATCTGGTTAGTATTGAAACAGGCTTGCGTCCATTAATTCATATCGCATGTCGTGACCGTAATCTGATTGGTACTCAATCCCACATGATGGGTTTTGACGCACTGGGTATTGACCATGTACTGGCGGTTACTGGTGATCCGGCGCGGTTTGGTGATTTACCAGGCGCCAGTTCGGTGTATGATATGACATCTTTTGAAATCATACGCATGATCAAGCAGTTAAATGATGGCGTCGCATTTTCCGGTAAACCACTCAAGCAGAAAGCTAATTTTGTGGTGGGAGCTGCTTTTAATCCGAATGTTAAGCATTTGGGTAAAGCCGTACAGCGGTTGGTAAAGAAAATTGCCTCCGGGGCCGATTATATTATGACCCAGCCTGTTTACGATCCTGAGCTGATTATAGCCATTGCAGAAGAGACACGGCATTTGGAAATACCGATTTTTATCGGTATTATGCCGCTGGCTAGTGGCCGCAATGCAGAATACTTGCACAATGAAGTGCCAGGCATTCAGTTATCCGATGAGGTGCGTGCACGTATGTCGGGACTAGAGGGCTCGGAAGGACGAGCAATGGGCGTGTCTATTGCCAAGGAGCTGCTTGATACGGCCATGGAACATTTTAATGGGATCTATTTCATGACTCCTTTTATGTTCTATGAAATGACAGCTGAGCTGACTTCATATGTATGGGAAAAATCAGGCCGAGCACAGGCCCCTTGTTTCGACTATAATAATCAATTACAATAG